A window of Longispora fulva contains these coding sequences:
- a CDS encoding alpha/beta fold hydrolase, with translation MHLRRPYFDLVASGRKVVEVRVCYPRNDTLSVGEQILFVCDADEVLTTITGLARYPSFEHMLNTEDPTRINPDLPRAEQLRDLREIYGPDKERLGVLAIQIALAKPPTVSLDPARPTAASGTGQVDHNEGKAVVLMIEVESRAVAAVIEPGDDPAVVFVSALGEPAAVWSPVRSLLTAGSRTLAYDRAGIGASPARPTDQRVATYQTLASELHATLAGAGIASPWVLVGHSVGALIVRAFAQQWPGEVAGLVLVDSSVPELELWPGNFGDTVTDGAGPHATIIDLPAAAAEFAQEHGLAVPVVVLSKTPGRWFSPQATPEVDAYWQTQQRLLADRYGATRIIAADASHRLHEEAPALVAYTIDAVVAATRTSQPLTIDTARVAELGGQAT, from the coding sequence ATGCACCTTCGACGGCCGTACTTCGACCTGGTCGCATCCGGACGGAAAGTGGTCGAGGTGCGGGTGTGCTACCCGCGGAATGACACGTTGAGCGTCGGCGAGCAGATCCTGTTCGTCTGCGACGCCGACGAGGTGCTGACCACCATCACCGGGCTCGCGCGGTACCCGTCGTTCGAGCACATGCTCAACACAGAAGACCCGACCCGGATCAACCCTGACCTCCCACGGGCCGAGCAGCTGCGGGACCTTCGCGAGATCTACGGACCGGACAAGGAACGCCTGGGCGTGCTCGCCATCCAGATCGCTCTCGCCAAGCCACCCACCGTCAGTCTGGATCCGGCACGGCCAACGGCCGCGAGCGGGACCGGTCAAGTTGATCACAACGAAGGGAAGGCCGTAGTGCTGATGATTGAGGTGGAAAGTCGTGCGGTGGCGGCTGTGATCGAGCCGGGCGATGATCCGGCCGTCGTGTTCGTGTCCGCCCTCGGTGAACCCGCCGCGGTCTGGTCACCTGTGCGGAGCCTACTGACCGCAGGGTCCCGCACCCTGGCCTACGACAGGGCCGGGATCGGCGCCAGCCCGGCGCGGCCCACTGACCAGCGGGTAGCGACCTACCAGACGCTCGCCTCCGAACTGCACGCCACGCTGGCCGGCGCGGGCATCGCAAGCCCGTGGGTACTGGTGGGCCACTCGGTTGGCGCGCTCATCGTCCGGGCGTTCGCCCAACAATGGCCGGGGGAGGTAGCCGGCCTCGTCCTGGTGGACAGCTCCGTCCCGGAGCTGGAACTGTGGCCCGGCAACTTCGGCGACACCGTCACCGACGGCGCTGGCCCGCACGCCACCATCATCGACCTGCCCGCCGCAGCCGCCGAATTCGCCCAGGAACACGGCCTGGCTGTTCCCGTCGTGGTGCTGTCGAAAACTCCCGGCCGGTGGTTCAGCCCCCAGGCCACACCAGAGGTGGATGCCTACTGGCAGACCCAACAGCGACTGCTCGCAGACCGCTACGGTGCTACGCGGATCATCGCCGCAGACGCCTCCCACCGCCTGCACGAGGAAGCCCCGGCGCTGGTGGCCTACACCATCGACGCGGTTGTCGCAGCAACGCGCACCAGCCAACCACTGACAATCGATACCGCACGCGTCGCCGAGCTCGGCGGACAGGCGACCTGA
- a CDS encoding FtsK/SpoIIIE domain-containing protein: MAGRVSRHFDAATDAYRSARAQVAAVRSLLQDQDSERGVTAAGHEVAVRGLVAELKATAALITPGWLGVDVRKLTTPLPELGAHTPGEGPLPLHVGICWVTDDDWFPVVLPLLGEGGGHLTIDAGLRTRAAASLVRAVLTRLLGAVPQQFLDVRLVDGATAGGAFTGFRPLIASGGLAPPVIDTAGLAGVLDEAEEHVQHAQAMAAAGRLEEVPFLVLCGQLPDCRGEYARIQALAHAGPASRLHLVLAGWPAEESRPVLDHAYTVAVDGQYARIADPAGRPAVIRPRRGMQVRVSLDDDPNPEAVGELCRLLSADAKAAATFTFADLTGDTLWAGSSARGLSTVVGREKHTEVELSFDDVTPHWMIAGRSGSGKTVFLLDVLYGLTARYSPTELALYLLDFKEGVSFTEFTPTPIDPSWIPHARAVGVESDREYGIAVLQELVAEMGRRSVAMKRLGVTTLPALRAADPRTPWPRVVAVVDEFHVLLSGPSRQAAVAVALLEDLARKGRSYGIHLVLASQTISGVDALLGKKDAIFGQFPLRVALAGATGVLDPGNTAAGDLTVGQAVINDAAGAIGRDRIVRFPDSHASPTAVAELRQKLWSMRADGNRPPHVFSGFAEQHITTALPDVPTGGPRRRLLVGRAVDVTSSLAGPLLDATPGRHLAVVGASPVGADVLHAATTALAHQHPPGSVRFLLAPLVGPSEDPAAELAAALDQAGHTTKRLTIADLPRALADLAAETARDTYLVLFGTDAASTQLGTRDPDTRRTPLDDLRTVLAAGPARGVHVLGWWRGAKRLAEDLGGSAGRDLIACLLALNIGADGLASLTGDVMGDWQPRPNRGLLLDRHDHTSQLIVPFVRPGRHEQEGAW; encoded by the coding sequence GTGGCTGGTCGGGTCAGTCGGCACTTCGACGCAGCCACCGACGCGTACCGCTCCGCCCGCGCCCAGGTGGCGGCGGTGCGGTCGCTGCTGCAGGATCAGGACTCCGAGCGGGGTGTGACCGCCGCCGGGCACGAGGTCGCGGTGCGGGGCCTGGTCGCCGAGTTGAAGGCGACCGCCGCCCTCATCACCCCGGGTTGGCTGGGCGTTGACGTGCGCAAACTGACCACCCCGCTACCTGAACTCGGCGCGCACACACCCGGCGAGGGGCCGTTGCCGTTGCATGTTGGGATCTGCTGGGTCACCGACGATGACTGGTTCCCGGTGGTGCTGCCGCTGCTCGGCGAAGGCGGCGGGCACCTGACCATCGACGCGGGCCTGCGCACCCGGGCCGCGGCGTCCCTCGTCCGCGCGGTGCTGACCCGGCTACTGGGCGCGGTGCCACAGCAGTTCCTCGATGTGCGCCTGGTCGACGGGGCGACGGCGGGTGGGGCGTTCACTGGGTTTCGGCCGCTGATCGCCTCTGGCGGCTTGGCACCGCCGGTGATCGACACCGCCGGGCTGGCCGGCGTGTTGGACGAGGCCGAGGAGCATGTCCAGCACGCCCAGGCCATGGCGGCTGCCGGCCGGCTGGAGGAGGTGCCGTTCCTGGTGCTGTGCGGGCAGCTGCCCGACTGCCGAGGCGAGTATGCCCGGATCCAGGCCCTCGCTCACGCCGGCCCGGCGTCTCGGCTGCACCTCGTCCTGGCCGGCTGGCCGGCCGAGGAGAGCCGGCCGGTGCTCGATCACGCCTATACGGTCGCCGTGGACGGCCAGTACGCCCGGATCGCCGACCCGGCCGGCCGCCCGGCGGTGATCCGGCCGAGGCGGGGGATGCAGGTGCGGGTGTCCCTGGACGATGACCCGAACCCCGAGGCCGTGGGGGAGTTGTGCCGGCTGCTGTCGGCGGATGCGAAGGCCGCTGCGACGTTCACGTTCGCCGACCTGACCGGCGACACCCTGTGGGCCGGTTCGTCTGCGCGCGGGCTTAGCACGGTGGTCGGGCGGGAGAAGCACACCGAGGTCGAACTGTCGTTTGACGATGTGACCCCGCATTGGATGATCGCCGGGCGCAGTGGGTCGGGGAAGACCGTGTTTCTCCTCGACGTGCTCTACGGGCTGACCGCCCGGTACTCACCGACCGAGCTGGCGTTGTACCTGCTGGACTTCAAGGAAGGCGTCTCCTTCACCGAGTTCACCCCCACCCCGATCGACCCGTCATGGATTCCGCACGCCCGCGCGGTAGGGGTGGAGTCCGACCGTGAATACGGCATCGCCGTGCTGCAGGAACTCGTCGCGGAGATGGGCCGCCGGTCGGTGGCCATGAAACGGCTCGGCGTCACCACCCTGCCCGCCCTGCGCGCCGCTGACCCGCGCACGCCGTGGCCTCGGGTCGTTGCCGTGGTCGACGAGTTCCACGTCCTGCTGTCCGGCCCCTCGCGTCAGGCCGCGGTCGCGGTCGCGTTGCTGGAGGACCTGGCGCGCAAGGGACGCTCCTACGGCATCCACCTCGTGCTCGCCTCGCAGACCATCAGCGGCGTGGACGCACTCCTCGGGAAGAAGGATGCGATCTTCGGCCAGTTCCCGCTCCGAGTCGCCCTCGCAGGCGCGACCGGCGTCCTGGACCCGGGCAACACCGCCGCCGGCGACCTCACGGTCGGCCAAGCCGTCATCAACGACGCCGCCGGGGCTATCGGCCGGGATCGGATTGTGCGCTTCCCCGACTCGCACGCTTCCCCGACCGCCGTCGCCGAGCTGCGGCAGAAGTTGTGGTCGATGCGGGCGGACGGCAACCGGCCACCGCACGTGTTCTCTGGCTTCGCCGAACAGCACATCACCACCGCCCTGCCCGACGTGCCGACTGGTGGCCCGCGACGGCGGCTGCTGGTCGGGCGGGCCGTGGACGTGACCTCCAGCCTCGCCGGCCCGCTTCTGGACGCAACCCCCGGCCGGCACCTCGCCGTCGTCGGCGCCTCGCCCGTCGGTGCGGACGTCCTCCACGCCGCCACCACCGCCCTGGCGCATCAGCACCCGCCCGGCAGTGTCCGGTTCCTGCTCGCCCCGCTCGTCGGCCCCAGCGAGGACCCCGCCGCCGAGCTGGCTGCCGCCCTCGACCAGGCCGGTCACACGACCAAGAGGCTGACGATCGCTGATCTGCCCCGGGCTCTGGCCGACCTGGCCGCGGAAACCGCGCGGGACACCTACCTGGTGCTGTTCGGCACCGACGCGGCCAGCACGCAGTTGGGCACCCGCGACCCGGACACTCGCCGCACCCCGCTTGACGACCTGCGCACCGTCCTGGCGGCAGGGCCTGCCCGGGGTGTGCACGTGCTGGGCTGGTGGCGCGGCGCGAAACGGCTCGCCGAAGACCTCGGCGGGTCGGCCGGCCGGGACCTCATCGCGTGCCTGCTCGCGCTCAACATCGGCGCCGATGGCCTGGCCTCACTCACCGGGGACGTGATGGGCGACTGGCAGCCGCGCCCCAACCGGGGCCTGCTCCTCGACCGGCACGACCACACCAGCCAGCTCATCGTGCCGTTCGTCCGCCCCGGCCGCCACGAACAGGAAGGTGCCTGGTGA
- a CDS encoding DUF6244 family protein, which produces MTATADILTALSGAEKELDEAKTHNAGGRDHADRVRTQALGQGFLGVAQHMTQVITAFDDAQITLGNALAAVGDARSPVGEIKDGMTPDEVKTRLNTSIASIDRSAEAILATYPAFDEAENVVKSALAGGDPGPLLRFISMANEAAARGKAQAATAKTKAQAQIPQASSLGN; this is translated from the coding sequence ATGACCGCGACCGCGGACATTCTCACAGCGCTCTCCGGAGCGGAAAAAGAGCTCGACGAGGCCAAGACCCACAACGCCGGAGGCCGCGACCACGCCGACCGGGTCCGCACCCAGGCCCTCGGCCAAGGCTTCCTCGGCGTCGCCCAACACATGACGCAGGTGATCACAGCGTTCGACGACGCCCAGATCACTCTCGGCAACGCCCTCGCCGCCGTCGGCGACGCCCGGAGCCCGGTCGGAGAGATCAAAGACGGCATGACCCCGGACGAGGTCAAGACCCGCCTGAACACCTCGATCGCCTCCATCGACAGATCGGCCGAGGCGATCCTGGCTACCTACCCGGCATTCGACGAAGCCGAGAACGTCGTCAAGTCCGCTCTCGCCGGAGGCGACCCCGGGCCGCTCCTACGGTTCATCAGCATGGCCAATGAGGCAGCCGCCCGCGGCAAGGCCCAGGCCGCCACCGCCAAGACCAAGGCCCAGG